Proteins encoded within one genomic window of Procambarus clarkii isolate CNS0578487 chromosome 31, FALCON_Pclarkii_2.0, whole genome shotgun sequence:
- the LOC123758921 gene encoding autotransporter adhesin BpaC-like, protein MVGSGTAVVGSGTAVVGSGTAVVGSGTAVVGSGTAVVGSGTAVVGSGTAVVGCGTAVVGSGTAVVGSGTAVVGSGTAMVGSGTAVVGSGTAVVGSGTAVVGSGTAVVGSGTAMVGSGTAVVGSGTAMVGSGTAVVGSGTDVVGSGTAVVGSGTAVVGSGTAVVDSGTAMVGSGTAVVGSGTAVVGSGTAVVGSGTAVVGSGTAVVGSGTAMVGSGTAVVGSGTAVVGSGTAVVGSGTAVVGSGTAVVGSGTAVVGSGTAVVGSGTAVVGSGTAVVGSGTAVVGSGTAVVGSGTAVVGSRVSH, encoded by the coding sequence ATGGTCGGCTCTGGCACTGCTGTGGTCGGCTCTGGCACTGCCGTGGTCGGCTCTGGCACTGCTGTGGTCGGCTCTGGCACTGCCGTGGTCGGCTCTGGCACGGCTGTGGTCGGGTCTGGCACTGCCGTGGTCGGCTCTGGCACTGCCGTGGTCGGCTGTGGCACTGCTGTGGTCGGCTCTGGCACTGCTGTGGTCGGCTCTGGCACTGCCGTGGTCGGCTCTGGCACTGCCATGGTCGGCTCTGGCACTGCCGTGGTCGGCTCTGGCACTGCCGTGGTCGGCTCTGGCACTGCCGTGGTCGGCTCTGGCACTGCCGTGGTCGGCTCTGGCACTGCCATGGTCGGCTCTGGCACTGCCGTGGTCGGCTCTGGCACTGCCATGGTCGGCTCTGGCACTGCTGTGGTCGGCTCTGGCACTGACGTGGTCGGCTCTGGCACTGCCGTGGTCGGCTCTGGCACTGCCGTGGTCGGCTCTGGCACTGCTGTGGTCGACTCTGGCACTGCCATGGTCGGCTCTGGCACTGCCGTGGTCGGCTCTGGCACTGCTGTGGTCGGCTCTGGCACTGCCGTGGTCGGCTCTGGCACTGCCGTGGTCGGCTCTGGCACTGCCGTGGTCGGCTCTGGCACTGCCATGGTCGGCTCTGGCACTGCCGTGGTCGGCTCTGGCACTGCTGTGGTCGGCTCTGGCACTGCCGTGGTCGGCTCTGGCACTGCCGTGGTCGGCTCTGGCACTGCTGTGGTCGGCTCTGGCACTGCCGTGGTCGGCTCTGGCACTGCCGTGGTCGGCTCTGGCACTGCTGTGGTCGGCTCTGGCACTGCCGTGGTCGGCTCTGGCACTGCCGTGGTCGGCTCTGGCACTGCCGTGGTCGGCTCTGGCACTGCCGTGGTCGGCTCTAGAGTGTCACACTAA